Proteins encoded in a region of the Mucispirillum schaedleri ASF457 genome:
- a CDS encoding ABC transporter substrate-binding protein, with the protein MKNKIYILLITVIFIIYTGCNKNAANSDNNSASYKVGIAVINNHPALLEIEKGIIDELKAQNMNVLIDSQNANNDANIINAIASKFATDKKDLSIGIATPTAVALANSIKDRPVLFATVNDPIGAGLVDSLDKGKNNVTGLSDALPIKEHLKIYHSIYPFKKLGFIYNGAERNSITMLKITQEVCKEMGIELLPITIYSSVEVNMAAESLVSRVDAFYVVTDNTLVSGLNALITAASNNNIPIFSEDYTSAVNGGVLYAVGFDYYKAGRKTGKMAVEILKGKKPDEMPVTFMKYPDESLMIIDMDRAKALNIEIPKALITENTKIIENNKIK; encoded by the coding sequence ATGAAAAATAAAATATATATACTTCTAATTACAGTTATATTTATAATTTATACAGGATGCAATAAAAATGCTGCAAATAGTGATAATAACAGTGCTTCATATAAAGTTGGGATAGCGGTTATTAATAACCACCCTGCTCTGCTTGAAATAGAAAAAGGTATAATTGATGAGCTGAAAGCTCAAAATATGAATGTTTTAATAGACAGCCAGAATGCTAATAATGATGCAAATATTATTAATGCTATTGCTTCTAAATTTGCGACAGATAAAAAGGACTTATCAATAGGTATTGCAACACCTACTGCCGTTGCTCTTGCAAACAGCATTAAAGACAGACCAGTTCTTTTTGCAACTGTTAATGACCCGATTGGTGCAGGACTTGTTGACAGCCTTGATAAAGGTAAAAATAATGTAACAGGGCTTTCTGACGCATTGCCTATTAAAGAACATTTAAAAATATACCACTCTATATATCCATTTAAAAAACTTGGCTTTATATATAATGGTGCAGAAAGAAACTCTATTACAATGCTTAAAATAACTCAAGAAGTATGTAAAGAAATGGGTATAGAGCTTCTGCCTATTACAATATACAGCTCAGTAGAAGTTAATATGGCAGCAGAAAGCCTTGTTTCAAGAGTAGATGCCTTTTATGTGGTAACAGATAACACTCTTGTTTCTGGATTAAATGCCCTAATAACTGCTGCATCAAATAATAATATACCAATATTTTCAGAAGATTATACATCAGCAGTAAATGGTGGTGTTTTATATGCTGTTGGATTTGACTATTATAAAGCAGGAAGAAAAACAGGCAAAATGGCTGTAGAGATTTTAAAAGGTAAAAAACCAGATGAAATGCCTGTTACATTTATGAAATATCCTGATGAATCACTTATGATTATAGATATGGACAGGGCAAAAGCTTTAAATATTGAAATACCAAAAGCATTAATTACAGAAAATACAAAAATAATAGAAAATAATAAAATTAAATAA
- a CDS encoding YhjD/YihY/BrkB family envelope integrity protein — protein MQERHFYSTNEIIEKIDIEPVELIKSFYPLTLLRRIYLTFTFFSNKSLINHAASGAFYFLLSIVPLALFFVYVLDSWLSGYGIVSDYFFQLLSEINPEIDKQFFENLGLLTGGSSIYGIVSIFGLLWSSRLIFTSIRNGFDVIFPSSSQRGLIKNNLVSLIFLPIIFIATTVFFLAGAVIKQLNKLIYTLELNDIIDLSFLDKLAGIYPVILAVFVAFMLYRFIPNVKIKGTYTLTGAILFVAVMIFTQKILGLFISWTQYHILYGVISALIIALFWTYILFSLFYFFAVFIYVQSHYKELEFIKWYSAVNGKAGIIDKLFFRNSLSSLKCFQKAVSKDEVIFKHGSNGGFIFLLLSGIVFLEKDKKFVSDIAVNSFFGESGVVGECIYDIDAVCQVPGFILQIPQDLYEKIVSASPAISQNMLQTVIERKY, from the coding sequence TTGCAGGAAAGGCATTTTTATTCTACAAATGAGATTATAGAAAAAATAGATATTGAGCCTGTTGAGCTTATTAAATCATTTTATCCACTTACACTTTTAAGGCGTATATATTTAACTTTTACTTTTTTTTCTAATAAAAGTCTTATTAATCATGCAGCTTCTGGAGCATTTTATTTCCTGCTTTCTATTGTGCCTCTTGCTTTGTTTTTTGTATATGTGCTTGATTCGTGGCTTTCAGGATATGGCATAGTATCTGATTACTTTTTTCAGCTTTTATCTGAAATAAATCCAGAAATAGATAAACAGTTTTTTGAAAATCTAGGTCTTTTAACGGGTGGAAGTTCTATATATGGTATTGTGAGTATTTTTGGGCTTTTATGGAGTTCAAGGCTTATTTTTACAAGTATCAGAAATGGTTTTGATGTTATATTTCCAAGCAGCAGCCAAAGGGGATTAATAAAAAACAACCTTGTTTCACTAATATTTTTGCCTATTATATTTATTGCAACTACTGTTTTCTTTTTAGCTGGTGCAGTAATTAAGCAGTTAAATAAATTAATATATACATTAGAATTAAATGATATTATAGATTTATCATTTTTAGATAAACTTGCAGGTATCTATCCTGTAATTCTTGCTGTTTTTGTTGCATTTATGCTTTACAGATTTATTCCTAATGTGAAAATAAAAGGCACTTATACTTTAACAGGAGCTATCTTATTTGTGGCAGTTATGATTTTTACACAGAAAATATTAGGGCTGTTTATCTCATGGACTCAATACCATATATTATATGGTGTTATCAGTGCATTAATCATTGCTCTTTTTTGGACATATATACTTTTTTCACTGTTTTATTTTTTTGCAGTTTTTATATATGTGCAAAGCCACTATAAAGAGCTGGAATTTATTAAATGGTATAGTGCTGTTAATGGTAAAGCAGGTATAATTGACAAATTATTTTTTCGTAACTCTTTATCTTCTTTAAAATGTTTTCAAAAGGCAGTATCAAAAGATGAAGTAATATTTAAGCATGGAAGTAATGGCGGTTTTATATTCCTGCTTTTATCTGGAATAGTATTTTTAGAAAAGGATAAAAAGTTTGTTTCAGATATTGCAGTAAATTCATTTTTTGGAGAAAGTGGGGTAGTAGGTGAGTGCATATATGATATTGACGCTGTATGTCAGGTCCCCGGATTTATTTTGCAAATACCGCAGGACCTTTATGAAAAAATAGTTTCAGCAAGCCCAGCTATTTCTCAAAATATGCTTCAAACTGTAATTGAAAGAAAGTATTAA
- a CDS encoding amidohydrolase, giving the protein MDNIIIERIKTLAKEKEHELIKCRRDLHKYPETGWTEFRTSSIAQKRMAELGYTITMGDKANNKDYMMGVPSEKILKENQQRAVSQGADAALVEKMTHGYTGFWADMKFSDDGPYLAFRFDMDSNDVTETADENHRPNKENFSSVNNGAMHACGHDAHVSLGLAAAEIIANIKDSLKGSIRFIFQPAEEGLRGAMPMIKAGACNGITHIIGIHIGFQANDSHTIICGADKFLASTKFDVTFQGKQAHAGAYPEDGRNALLAACNAALNLHAVSRNGKGATRINVGRLTAGEGRNIIPAKAELIMETRGETSQLNEYMVEESRRIIEASALMEGCSYTIKTAGGSSSGQSSREMIEYVKEAVKYVPEYKKVIENVSFGAGEDYASIMSCVQENGGIGTYIQAGIDRYAGHHNDYFDFDEKNLVPALNTAAISAYLILKK; this is encoded by the coding sequence ATGGATAATATAATAATAGAAAGAATTAAAACACTCGCAAAAGAAAAAGAACATGAGCTTATAAAATGCAGGCGTGATTTGCATAAATACCCTGAAACTGGCTGGACAGAATTTCGCACATCATCTATTGCCCAAAAAAGAATGGCTGAGTTAGGATACACTATTACTATGGGTGATAAAGCAAATAATAAAGATTATATGATGGGTGTGCCTTCTGAAAAAATATTAAAAGAAAATCAACAGCGGGCAGTATCTCAAGGGGCAGATGCTGCACTTGTTGAAAAAATGACCCATGGTTATACTGGATTTTGGGCAGATATGAAATTTAGTGATGACGGGCCTTATCTTGCCTTTCGCTTTGATATGGACAGCAACGATGTTACTGAAACAGCAGATGAAAACCATAGACCAAATAAAGAAAACTTTTCATCCGTCAATAATGGTGCAATGCATGCCTGCGGACATGATGCCCATGTGTCATTAGGACTTGCAGCTGCTGAAATTATAGCAAATATTAAAGACAGTTTAAAAGGAAGCATCAGGTTTATATTTCAGCCTGCAGAAGAAGGGCTCCGAGGAGCTATGCCTATGATTAAAGCCGGTGCATGTAATGGTATTACACATATTATTGGTATACATATAGGCTTTCAGGCTAATGATAGTCATACTATTATATGCGGAGCAGATAAATTTCTTGCTTCTACTAAATTTGATGTAACATTTCAAGGTAAACAGGCTCATGCTGGAGCATATCCGGAAGATGGCAGGAATGCACTGCTTGCAGCATGTAATGCAGCTCTTAATCTGCATGCTGTCAGCAGAAATGGAAAAGGAGCTACAAGGATAAATGTTGGCAGGCTTACAGCTGGTGAGGGAAGAAATATAATACCTGCTAAAGCTGAGCTTATTATGGAAACAAGGGGCGAAACAAGCCAGTTAAATGAATATATGGTAGAAGAAAGCAGGAGAATAATAGAGGCATCAGCACTTATGGAAGGCTGCTCGTATACCATAAAAACAGCAGGTGGTTCAAGCAGCGGACAAAGCAGCAGGGAAATGATTGAATATGTAAAAGAAGCTGTAAAATATGTGCCAGAATATAAAAAAGTAATAGAAAATGTTAGCTTTGGTGCTGGGGAAGATTATGCCAGTATAATGAGCTGTGTGCAGGAAAATGGCGGCATAGGCACATATATTCAAGCAGGTATAGACAGATATGCAGGTCATCATAATGATTATTTTGATTTTGATGAAAAAAATCTTGTTCCTGCACTAAATACTGCTGCAATTTCAGCATATCTTATTTTGAAAAAATAA
- a CDS encoding DDE-type integrase/transposase/recombinase: MNKVIITEEMRFRQRLCEYALKKGATKAARKYQVNRMFVYRHLKKYDGTVQSLSFKSRRPRNSPNKHSKEELDLIFNTYAEHGLYGNAEVYVRLLEIGYNRSFGSMCMQIRKKGLKSLNKSKKSYTRYEPITGQYIGDKVQIDIKYVPQECIMFSSYGKKYYQITAIDEYSRMRVLEIVEEKSTFETGKFLDELESKFGFPLKTIQVDNGYEFVNDKEVTNKKSYFEETAEKKGYTIKRIRPYSPWQNGKVERSHREDGKILYANNKFYSKDELIKALKQHEDRYNNTAKTCLNFKSPYEIVIENKLLLDLY, encoded by the coding sequence ATGAATAAAGTGATAATAACAGAAGAAATGCGATTTCGTCAACGGTTATGTGAGTATGCATTAAAAAAAGGAGCAACGAAAGCAGCCCGCAAATATCAAGTGAACCGTATGTTTGTATACAGGCATTTAAAGAAATATGATGGAACAGTTCAGAGTTTATCTTTTAAAAGTCGTAGACCAAGAAACAGTCCAAATAAGCATAGTAAAGAAGAGCTTGATTTAATATTTAACACATATGCCGAGCATGGTTTGTATGGTAATGCGGAGGTATATGTCAGACTTCTAGAAATTGGTTATAATCGTAGTTTTGGCAGTATGTGTATGCAGATAAGGAAGAAAGGCTTAAAGTCATTAAACAAGTCAAAAAAGAGCTATACAAGATATGAACCAATAACAGGTCAGTATATAGGCGACAAGGTTCAGATAGATATAAAATATGTTCCACAGGAATGTATAATGTTTTCCAGCTATGGTAAAAAATATTATCAGATAACAGCGATAGATGAATACAGCAGAATGAGAGTATTAGAAATAGTAGAAGAAAAAAGCACATTTGAAACAGGTAAGTTTTTAGACGAACTGGAAAGTAAATTTGGCTTTCCACTAAAAACAATTCAAGTGGATAATGGCTATGAGTTTGTAAATGATAAGGAAGTTACAAACAAGAAAAGCTATTTTGAAGAGACAGCTGAAAAGAAAGGATATACTATTAAACGAATAAGACCTTATTCACCTTGGCAGAATGGAAAGGTGGAAAGAAGTCATAGAGAGGATGGAAAAATTTTATATGCAAATAATAAATTCTATTCCAAAGATGAATTAATTAAGGCTCTTAAACAGCATGAAGATAGATATAATAATACTGCTAAAACATGCTTAAATTTTAAATCTCCATATGAGATTGTTATTGAAAATAAATTATTGCTTGATTTATATTAA
- a CDS encoding AAA family ATPase produces the protein MLKELNIIKFKVLEDTKLEIKPLTIFCGENSSGKSTAIIACMLAGNYKNYTSYIKDRIIAVNGKIEYTFSNNINSSINIDNGVIQENQNKNIKYTFLQADRVSPDKQYDITTDDNLGIRGEYAPYIYSIKQHDNIVELSINNDNENDINTTLRSQTAYWMKYILGTTVKADRQADKVSLYYQAPHDVEAYSPLNTGFGTSMVFPILIACLTAKIGDTVIIENPEVHLHPKAQSKLADFFAFIAQLGVQVILETHCEHLIYKLCYNVNQGIIDYDKVVFQYKEINKPFQAIYTDKKGRFVDKENNQRKFPTGFFDATLTDYLKIYR, from the coding sequence ATGCTTAAAGAATTAAATATTATTAAATTTAAAGTGCTAGAAGATACAAAATTAGAAATTAAACCATTAACTATATTTTGTGGTGAAAATTCCAGTGGAAAATCAACAGCAATTATTGCATGTATGTTAGCAGGAAACTATAAAAATTATACTAGCTATATTAAAGATAGAATAATAGCTGTAAATGGAAAAATTGAATATACATTTAGTAATAACATAAACAGTTCTATAAATATAGATAATGGAGTAATACAAGAAAACCAAAATAAAAATATAAAGTATACTTTTTTGCAAGCTGATAGGGTAAGTCCTGATAAACAATATGATATTACAACTGATGATAATTTAGGAATTCGTGGAGAATATGCCCCTTATATATATTCAATAAAACAGCATGACAATATAGTTGAATTATCAATTAATAACGATAATGAAAATGATATTAATACGACATTAAGAAGCCAAACAGCTTATTGGATGAAATACATATTAGGGACTACTGTAAAAGCAGATAGACAGGCAGATAAAGTATCATTATACTATCAAGCCCCACACGATGTGGAAGCATATTCCCCACTAAATACTGGCTTTGGAACAAGTATGGTATTTCCTATACTTATTGCATGCTTAACTGCCAAAATTGGCGATACTGTAATAATTGAAAATCCAGAAGTGCACCTGCACCCAAAAGCTCAAAGCAAACTGGCTGACTTTTTTGCATTTATTGCACAACTTGGTGTGCAGGTCATACTTGAAACCCACTGCGAACATTTAATATATAAACTCTGCTATAATGTAAACCAAGGTATCATAGATTATGATAAAGTAGTATTTCAATATAAAGAAATTAATAAGCCATTTCAGGCAATATATACAGATAAAAAAGGAAGATTTGTTGATAAAGAAAATAATCAGCGTAAATTTCCTACTGGTTTTTTTGATGCAACTCTTACTGATTATTTAAAGATTTACAGGTAA
- a CDS encoding DUF262 domain-containing protein yields the protein MQEYNQYNESINEDSEKEINQEMEKLDEEEVIKFSSSSNPYPAKVEFSKEQFSLFEINRAINEFKEINLNPEFQRNKGLWDRKKQSRLIESILMGIPLPLFYFAENKGGGLSVVDGLQRLHTITEYFKNEFKLQDLTYIDGVKGKLFKDLQRDNQARIERYQIQVYVMSADTPETVKLDIFERINSGGTPLNKQEMRHALYKGKSTKLLKELAECDEFKKAVTLKLDSKRMRDRYVILRALAFYLAYNVQLIKKIPANIDPEINGSFDNFLGKYMRIMNSMDENECSKLEYTFKTSMQLLYNIYKDNTFKRNSTSNTFNMIMFESLFFITASLQNQIKIDLDTWHKELDNIINKSWFQSTLDNSSNSIKRMKEHFIKLSDNIEELRTKYA from the coding sequence ATGCAGGAATATAATCAATATAATGAATCTATAAATGAAGATAGTGAAAAAGAAATTAATCAAGAAATGGAAAAATTAGATGAAGAAGAAGTTATTAAATTTTCTTCAAGCAGTAACCCATATCCTGCAAAAGTAGAATTTTCAAAAGAGCAATTTTCTCTTTTTGAAATCAATAGAGCAATTAATGAGTTTAAAGAAATAAACTTAAATCCTGAATTTCAGCGAAATAAAGGACTTTGGGATAGAAAAAAACAATCAAGGCTAATAGAATCTATTTTAATGGGTATACCATTACCTTTATTTTATTTTGCAGAAAATAAAGGTGGTGGATTAAGTGTTGTTGATGGTTTACAAAGGCTGCATACAATCACAGAATATTTTAAAAATGAATTTAAACTACAAGATTTGACATATATTGATGGTGTAAAAGGAAAATTGTTTAAAGATTTGCAACGAGACAACCAAGCAAGAATAGAAAGATACCAAATACAAGTATATGTTATGAGTGCAGATACTCCAGAAACAGTTAAATTAGATATATTTGAAAGAATTAATAGTGGAGGCACTCCACTTAATAAACAGGAAATGCGTCATGCTCTATATAAAGGTAAATCTACAAAATTATTAAAAGAATTAGCAGAATGCGATGAATTTAAAAAAGCTGTTACATTAAAATTAGACTCTAAAAGAATGAGAGATAGATATGTAATATTAAGAGCATTGGCTTTTTATTTGGCATATAATGTCCAGCTTATTAAAAAAATACCTGCAAATATTGACCCTGAAATAAATGGCAGTTTTGATAATTTTTTAGGAAAATATATGCGTATTATGAATAGTATGGATGAGAATGAATGTAGTAAATTAGAATATACATTTAAAACGAGCATGCAGTTATTATATAATATTTATAAAGATAACACATTTAAAAGAAACAGCACTTCAAATACATTTAATATGATTATGTTTGAATCGCTTTTCTTTATTACTGCATCATTACAAAATCAAATAAAGATAGATTTAGATACATGGCATAAAGAATTAGATAATATAATAAACAAAAGTTGGTTTCAATCTACTCTTGATAATTCATCAAATAGTATTAAGAGAATGAAAGAACATTTCATAAAATTATCAGATAATATTGAAGAATTAAGGACTAAATATGCTTAA
- a CDS encoding restriction endonuclease subunit S, which yields MNIKNLRKSILQYAVEGKLVQQDIQDESASILYDKIIKEKENLINQGQIKKEKPLPPVTDDEIPYNIPESWKWVRLGEVCVIKRGSGLTKNDFTNNGIPCIHYGQIHKYYKYSTNTTITYTSEQIGNKLKTVEYSDIIMAVTSENMNDVCKSIAWLGNYPIVTGGHTAIIKHSINPLYLIYLFNSSCFQIQKNKIAKGMKVIEVSSEKLKNIIFPLPPLKEQERIVKKVDKLMALCDKLEQEEEKLLSLDKYFADNLPKSILQYAVEGKLVQQDIQDEPASILYDKIVKEKKNLINQGQIKKEKPLPPVTDDEIPYNIPENWKWVRLGDIAVINGGYAFKSVLFKKQGIRVIRISDFNEDGFIDKNIVRYEYTNKLDEYILNKNNIILCMTGGTVGKSLLIKEITEPMATNQRVATIKINTIKEQYIHYVILSNLIQNIIQKEKISTNDNISLNTIKYFLIPLPPLKEQERIVKKVDELLTYCNKLKDII from the coding sequence ATGAATATAAAAAATTTAAGAAAATCTATTTTACAGTATGCAGTAGAAGGAAAATTAGTGCAGCAGGATATTCAGGATGAGTCTGCAAGCATACTTTATGATAAAATTATAAAAGAAAAAGAAAATTTAATAAACCAAGGTCAAATAAAAAAAGAAAAACCACTGCCGCCTGTAACTGATGATGAAATACCCTATAATATACCTGAAAGCTGGAAATGGGTCAGGCTGGGGGAAGTGTGTGTGATTAAACGAGGAAGTGGATTAACTAAAAATGATTTTACTAATAATGGTATTCCATGTATCCATTATGGACAAATACATAAGTATTATAAATATTCAACAAATACTACTATAACATACACATCGGAACAAATTGGAAATAAACTAAAAACAGTTGAATACTCAGATATTATTATGGCAGTTACAAGTGAAAATATGAATGATGTATGCAAAAGTATTGCATGGCTGGGTAATTATCCAATAGTAACTGGTGGACATACCGCAATTATAAAACATTCAATAAACCCATTGTATTTAATATATTTATTTAATTCTAGCTGCTTTCAAATACAAAAAAATAAAATTGCAAAAGGAATGAAAGTTATTGAAGTATCTTCTGAAAAATTAAAAAACATAATTTTCCCACTTCCGCCACTCAAAGAACAGGAAAGAATTGTGAAGAAAGTTGATAAGCTTATGGCTTTATGTGATAAATTAGAGCAGGAAGAAGAAAAGTTACTATCATTAGATAAATATTTTGCAGACAACCTGCCAAAATCTATTTTACAGTATGCAGTAGAAGGAAAATTAGTGCAGCAGGATATTCAGGATGAGCCTGCAAGCATACTTTATGATAAAATTGTAAAAGAGAAAAAAAATTTAATAAACCAAGGTCAAATAAAAAAAGAAAAACCACTGCCGCCTGTAACTGATGATGAAATACCTTATAATATACCTGAAAACTGGAAATGGGTCAGACTGGGGGATATTGCAGTAATAAATGGAGGATATGCTTTTAAAAGTGTATTATTTAAAAAACAAGGTATCAGAGTTATACGCATCTCTGATTTCAATGAAGATGGATTTATAGATAAGAATATAGTTAGATATGAGTATACTAATAAACTTGATGAATATATTTTAAATAAGAATAATATAATTTTATGTATGACAGGGGGAACAGTTGGTAAAAGTTTATTAATCAAGGAAATAACAGAACCAATGGCAACAAATCAACGAGTTGCAACAATAAAAATTAATACAATAAAAGAACAGTATATACATTATGTAATATTATCAAACTTAATACAAAACATAATACAAAAAGAAAAAATATCAACTAATGACAACATTTCATTAAATACTATCAAATATTTTTTAATCCCACTTCCGCCACTTAAAGAGCAGGAAAGGATTGTAAAAAAAGTTGATGAACTTTTAACCTATTGCAATAAATTAAAAGATATTATATAA
- a CDS encoding HsdM family class I SAM-dependent methyltransferase: MAISGLTKALKDIMRMDEGINGDAQYIGQIAWLLFLKAFDYKEQEWELLEDDYKPVMPKIYQWRNWAADDEGITGNELLKFIEHMFDDIKALETYQDITKRKWLLKTTINDVINYMKSGTLLRQVINKLNKELDFTAMPDFHLFNDIYETMLKDLQSAGKSGEFYTPRPVTKFIVEMIDPKINEKVLDPACGTGGFLTSVIDRYKISTPEDYKLLQSNIKGIEKKPYPHILCVTNLILHNIDVPNIINDNTLRTPVADYNDNELVDIIVTNPPFGGAEEDAVTSSVPSNLRSKETADLFMVHIMYLLKENGRCGLVLPDGFLFGGNVKTSIKKKLLEECSLHTIIRLPNDVFAPYTKINTNLLFFEKGKKTENIWYYRLEMPEGYKHFSKTRPMLDIHFDPVRAWWHNRRESEVSKLISIDEIIANNYNLDFCGFPHLEEEILNPYEFIDNYINTRKEISENIDNLLNDIITTMQKNND, translated from the coding sequence ATGGCAATATCAGGCTTAACAAAAGCGTTAAAAGATATAATGCGAATGGATGAAGGTATAAATGGCGATGCTCAATATATAGGGCAGATTGCATGGCTTTTATTTTTAAAAGCTTTTGATTATAAAGAGCAGGAATGGGAACTTTTAGAAGATGACTATAAACCTGTTATGCCAAAAATCTATCAATGGCGTAACTGGGCAGCAGATGATGAAGGTATTACAGGTAATGAGCTTTTAAAATTTATTGAGCATATGTTTGATGATATTAAAGCCCTTGAAACTTATCAAGATATCACAAAACGCAAATGGCTTTTAAAAACTACAATAAATGATGTTATAAATTATATGAAATCTGGCACATTACTCAGACAGGTTATTAATAAATTAAATAAAGAGCTTGATTTTACGGCTATGCCTGATTTCCATTTATTTAATGATATATATGAAACAATGCTTAAAGACTTGCAAAGTGCAGGCAAATCTGGAGAGTTTTATACACCAAGACCTGTTACTAAGTTTATAGTAGAAATGATTGACCCAAAGATTAATGAAAAAGTGCTGGACCCAGCATGCGGCACTGGCGGTTTTTTAACAAGTGTCATAGATAGATATAAGATTAGCACTCCAGAAGATTATAAACTGCTGCAATCAAATATTAAAGGTATAGAAAAAAAGCCATACCCCCATATACTATGTGTTACAAATTTAATACTGCATAATATAGATGTGCCAAATATTATAAATGATAACACTCTTCGCACCCCAGTTGCAGATTATAACGATAATGAATTAGTAGATATTATTGTTACAAACCCACCTTTTGGGGGAGCAGAAGAAGATGCTGTTACAAGCTCTGTGCCAAGTAATTTAAGGTCAAAAGAAACTGCCGATTTATTTATGGTGCATATTATGTATTTATTAAAAGAAAATGGCAGATGCGGTCTTGTCCTGCCTGACGGCTTTTTATTTGGCGGTAATGTTAAAACGAGTATAAAAAAGAAACTTTTAGAAGAGTGCAGCCTGCACACTATTATAAGGCTTCCAAATGATGTTTTTGCACCTTATACAAAAATTAACACTAACCTTTTATTTTTTGAAAAAGGCAAAAAAACAGAAAATATTTGGTATTACAGGCTTGAAATGCCAGAAGGATATAAACATTTTTCTAAAACTCGCCCTATGCTTGATATTCATTTTGACCCAGTGCGTGCATGGTGGCACAACAGAAGAGAAAGTGAAGTATCAAAACTTATAAGCATAGATGAAATTATTGCAAATAATTATAACCTTGATTTCTGCGGATTTCCACATTTGGAAGAAGAAATATTAAACCCTTATGAGTTTATTGATAACTATATAAATACAAGAAAAGAAATATCAGAAAATATTGATAATCTTTTAAATGATATTATTACAACAATGCAAAAAAATAATGATTAA
- a CDS encoding DDE-type integrase/transposase/recombinase, which produces MNKVIITEEMRFRQRLCEYALKKGATKAARKYQVNRMFVYRHLKKYDGTVQSLSFKSRRPRTSPNKHSKEELDLIFNTYAEHGLYGNAEVYVRLLEIGYNRSFGSMCMQIRKKGLKSLNKSKKSYTRYEPITGQYIGDKVQIDIKYVPQECIMFSSYGKKYYQITAIDEYSRMRILEIVEEKSTFETGKFLDELESKFGFPLKTIQVDNGYEFVNDKEVTNKKSYFEETAEKKGYTIKRIRPYSPWQNGKVERSHREDGKILYANNKFYSKDELIKALKQHEDRYNNTAKTCLNFKSPYEIVIENKLLLDLY; this is translated from the coding sequence ATGAATAAAGTGATAATAACAGAAGAAATGCGATTTCGTCAACGGTTATGTGAGTATGCATTAAAAAAAGGAGCAACGAAAGCAGCCCGCAAATATCAAGTGAACCGTATGTTTGTATACAGGCATTTAAAGAAATATGATGGAACAGTTCAGAGTTTATCTTTTAAAAGTCGTAGACCAAGAACCAGTCCAAATAAGCATAGTAAAGAAGAGCTTGATTTAATATTTAACACATATGCCGAGCATGGTTTGTATGGTAATGCGGAGGTATATGTCAGACTTCTAGAAATTGGTTATAATCGTAGTTTTGGCAGTATGTGTATGCAGATAAGGAAGAAAGGCTTAAAGTCATTAAACAAGTCAAAAAAGAGCTATACAAGATATGAACCAATAACAGGTCAGTATATAGGCGACAAGGTTCAGATAGATATAAAATATGTTCCACAGGAATGTATAATGTTTTCCAGCTATGGTAAAAAATATTATCAGATAACAGCGATAGATGAATACAGCAGAATGAGAATATTAGAAATAGTAGAAGAAAAAAGCACATTTGAAACAGGTAAGTTTTTAGACGAACTGGAAAGTAAATTTGGCTTTCCACTAAAAACAATTCAAGTGGATAATGGCTATGAGTTTGTAAATGATAAGGAAGTTACAAACAAGAAAAGCTATTTTGAAGAGACAGCTGAAAAGAAAGGATATACTATTAAACGAATAAGACCTTATTCACCTTGGCAGAATGGAAAGGTGGAAAGAAGTCATAGAGAGGATGGAAAAATTTTATATGCAAATAATAAATTCTATTCCAAAGATGAATTAATTAAGGCTCTTAAACAGCATGAAGATAGATATAATAATACTGCTAAAACATGCTTAAATTTTAAATCTCCATATGAGATTGTTATTGAAAATAAATTATTGCTTGATTTATATTAA